cgaaacgcctcttcccttccgaattagaaaaagttgtaaactacaaagttttagccctatgtcttatcttgaatccccccaaatttcagatcatttggaggtctgagcaaaaagttatgctaaagctcccaacatgtgtcactggaggaacgacgaaaggcacgacacacttcggggctcttttagcttaccttccacaatgatttgaacaaaactcaaaataagaaagttacacctctatgtcttatctaatcatccaattggcctcatacctaTTGGCTCAATatacgaattatcatgaatttaatcgtaacgccgctacaatagcactacacatcatctataaccaaccatactataaatcttaaatcgaaactcttaacatccaaactaaacctaaacttgaccaagtagtcaataaacatacgaaatcttaaaccgtagcgtacaccaggctcggctattacatgttGATCAACTCATAATGTCTGTGCATCTTACTCGTGAGTCGTGGATCTCGGGGAGATAGACTTTTGTTGTGCTTAACCAAAGTTAGTTGGGGTCAGTTATGGGAGAGAAGTTCACATCTGTTCACAGCtgaatatctatatatatacattcatTGGTAGATTGAAGAGGCGAGACATCAGAAACAGGGAATCCCTCTGTGTAAATCTTAGCTTGATAATTCAAGAGTGTATATGCGATATACAAGAGTGAATTAGTAGCAACAAGATTGAGAAAGCTTCTTCTGTGTGTGTGTGGATGTGATATATAGAATACTCATTGTATCTTcttgaatctcaatcaataaaaTTGTTCCTTCTCCCGTGGATGTAGATCGTAATTGATCGAACCACGTAATTCTTGTGTCGTAGTTGAATTGCTGATAAAAAAGTTCATATATACGTGTTTTTGATCATCGAATAATTACCGAAGAATTCCTTCACAAAGCTCATGCAATTGTGTCTTACTTGTAAAGCATTAGTGTGCATTATTCACaacaaatggtatcagagccaggttgcAAGATCGATCGTGAATAAAGAACAATGGCAACAAGAATTGATGTGGAGCGATTTGATGGTAGAGGAGATTTTGGGATTTGGCGATGAAGAATTCATGCCATTCTTGTTCAACAAAAGGTGGCAAAGGCATTGGGCGGTTTTAAGAATCTGCCTGAATCTCTTTTAGAGGATCAGAAATATGAACAGATGGAACTAGCGTTCAGCACACTAACACTACACCTTGATGACAAAGTATTACGAGAAGTGTCATCAGAAACCACAGCGGCTGGTTTGTGGGAAAAATTGGAAGAATTGTACCTTACCAAATCCTTACAGGATCGGGTCTACTTGAAGAGCAAAGTATTTGGATTCAAGATGGTTGAAACAAAATCAACAATTGAGAATGTTGATGATTTCAACAAGCTGTTGCTTGATCTTGAAAATATCGGAATCAAGATCGATGATGAGGACAAAGCGATCATTCTATTGAACTCTCTCCCAAAATCCTATACATCATTTGTTGAAACTCTAAAATATGCTAGAGATTCACTGTCTTTGAAAGATGTACAAAAGGCCTTGAAATCCAAAGAAGCTGATGCACTTATAGGAAATCACTCCTTATCAACTGCAGAAAGACTCATTGTGAGAGGAAGGCCTGAATACAAAAATGATAGAAGGAAATCTTGAAGCAAGTCAAGGAGTAAATCAAGAAATAGGATTATTAAGGGAAAATGCTTCCACTACCACAAGGAGGGTCACTATAGAAGAGACTGTCCTGAAAGAAAGAAGGGCCAAGAAAACTACAAACTCCATGGTGAATTAGAAGTCGTTCAAGATGGATATGAAAGTGCAGAGGTGCTTTGTGTTTCCATTCAAGAGATTAATGAAGATTGGGTAATGGACAGTGGCTGCTCCTTTCACATGTGCCCCagcaaattcaaatttgaatcatATCAGGAAGTGGATGGAGGACAAGTGATTCTTGGAAATAACAAGACCTGTAAGGTTGAAGGAATTGGTACTATAAGACTCAAACTCCATAATTGCACTGAAATGATTCTAACATATGTGAGATATGTGCCACAATTAAAGAGGAACTTAATTTCTCTTGGAGCACTGGACAAAAGGGGATGCTCTTTTAAATCTGAAAATGGAAAGCTTACAGTCACAAAAGGATCGCTTGTGATCATGAAGGGTAACTTGATCAATGGGTTGTATGTACTTTCAAGAAACACATGCGTTAAATCCACTGCTCTTGTTACAAACTCTACAGAAAGCACAAATCTGTGGCATCTGAGGCTAGGCCACATCAGTAATCGTGGCCTACAAGAATTAAGTAGACAGGGACTTATAACTAAGTCATGTGTCTTAGCACCTGAATTCTGTGATGTTTGCATAAAGAGCAAAGCAACAAGAGTCAAGTTCACCAAGGCTGTACATCACACCAAGGCACCTCTTGAGTATGTGCATTCAGATTTGTGGGGACCTTCTAAGGAGGCTTCATTAGGTGGTGCAAATTACTTCATGTCTCTAATTGATGATTATTCAAGGAGAGTTTGGGTGTACCCATTAAAGCACAAAAGTGATGCACTCGACAGATTCAAACAATGGACAACACTTCAAAAAAATCAAACAGGAAAGAAATTAAAGATTCTAAGAACGGATAATGGACTGGAGTATTGCTCCAAAGAATTCAATGaattttgtcaagaaaaaggaatTCTTAGACATCTAACAGTCCATGGCACTCCACAACAGAATGGACTGGCTGAAAGAATGAATAGAACGCTTCTGGAACGAGTAAGGTGCTTGTTGTTGACTTCAGGATTACCAAATACCTTCTGGGCCGAAGCTGTAGCTACAGCTAGCTATCTGATCAATAGGTCCCCATCAGTCCCACTAGGATTTCTTACACCAATGGAAAAGTGGACTGGACAACCACCCTCACTGGATTACCTTAGACCTTTTGGATGCACAACTTTTGCTCATGTTAAGCAAGGAAAATTGGAACCAAGAGCTATCAAATGCGTGTTCCTTGGCTATCCTGAAGGTGTTAAAGGGTATAAACTAAGGTGCATAGAAGCTGGAAAAGAAAGGACTTTCGTTTGCAGGGATGTTACATTTAAAGAAGAAGAATTTCCCATGAAAATGAAATCTGAATTAATTTCCTCAAGTGATAATCAAGCACCTGAATCCATTGTCACACCAGTTGAGGTGGATTTGCCAACTTTCCCTTCTGAAGTTGATCATGAAGCACAACAGCACCAAGAACACCCAAACATTCAAGAATACCAACTGGTCAGGGATAGACAAAAGAGAGTTATTAAACCACCTCAGAAGTATGGGTATTCAGATATGGTTTCATTTGCTCTAACAGCAGCTTCATTCATGGAAGAGAATGAACCATCCTCATTGGATGAAGCCATGAACTCTGTGGATAACCAACATTGGATGAGTGCTATCAAGGAAGAGattgaatcactcaaaaagaacAACACCTGGAAACTGGTACCCACTCCAAGGAAGCACAAGGTCATTGGCTCCAAGTGGATATTTAAAAGGAAGGAAGGTATCTTAGGAGTGGAAAATCCTAGATATAAGGCCAGATTAGTTGCTAAAGGCTATGCTCAAACTGAAGGTGTTGATTTTCACGAAATCTTTTCACCAGTTGTTAAACATAAATCTATAAGAAGTATCCTATCCATAGTTGCCAAGAAAGACTTAGAGTTGGATCAGTTGGATGTTAAAACAGCTTTTTTGCATGGTGAGTTAGATGAAGTGATCTACATGCAACAACCTGAAATGTTTGAAGTTAAGGCTGACATTCCTATGGTATGTGAACTCAAGAAATCAATATATGGCTTAAAACAAGCCCCTAAGCAATGGTATAGGaaatttgacgattttatgatgaGTACCAACTTCCGAAGGAGTGAATATGACTGGTGCGTGTATCACAAAAGGCTGTCAAGAGGTGGGAACCTTTATCTACtcttatatgttgatgatatgttGCTGGCTAGTAAAGACAGAGGTGAATCTCAAGCTTGAAAGCAGAACTCAGTTCAAtgtttgaaatgaaggatcttggatcAGCAAAGAAGATCCTTGGCATGGAAATAATAAGGAAAAGGCCGGAAAAACAACTCTTTCTCACTCAAACCGGATATGTACAAAAGGCCCTGCACAAGTTTAATATGCATAATGCTAAGGCTGTACAAATTCCATTGGCAAATCATTTCAAACTCTCAGCTGATCAAAGTCCCAGCACTGAAGAAGACAGAAAGTATATGCATAACATACCGTATGCAAGTGCAGTAGGCAGCTTAATGTATGCCATGATCTGTACCAGACCTGATTTAGCTTATGCAATCAGTCTAGTAATTAGATTCATGGCTAACCCTGGAAAAGAGCGTTGGATGGCTCTTAAATGGATACTGATGTATATGAAGGGATCAGTGAACATGAGGCTGTCATTCACCGACATTGAAGAAGTTAATGGACTAGTTACATGATATGTAGACTCAGATTTTGCAGGTAGTATTGATACAAGAAGATCTTTAACAGGGTATGTGTTCACTTTGAATGGAACAACAGTGAGTTGGAAGTCTATGCTACAACCAGTGGTGGCTCTATCCACAACAGAAGCAAAGTACATTGCTGTTACAGAAGGAGTGAAAGAAGGAATCTGGTTTCAAGGTTTCTTAAAGGACTTAGGTTTTGATGAAAAATCAATACTCATTCACTGTGATAATCAAAGTGCGGTGCATTTGTCGAAACATCAAGTGTTTCATGAACGATCAAAACACATAGATGTCAAGCTACACTTTGTGAGAGAAGTAACTGAGACATGAAGGGTGCGGGTGCAAGTTGAAAAAATCAGTACACATGAAAATCCAGCTGACATGTTTACAAAAGTGCTACCCATCAAAAAATTGCATTATTGTCAGGAGCTGATTAAGTTAAAATCAGAGGAAAAACCTTAAGGATAAAAGAAGGAGGAGGAGCAACTAGACTTGTCATGAGATTAGACAACAAGGTGGAGAATTGTAACTCAGACGTGTTGATCAACTCATAATGACTGTGCATCTTACTCGTGAGTCATGGATCTCGGGGAGATAGACTTTTGTTGTGCTTAACCAAAGTTAGTTGGGGTCAGTTATGGGAGAGAAGTTCACATCTGTTCACAGCtgaatatctatatatatacattcatTGGTAGATTGAAGAGGCGAGACATCAGAAACAGGGAATCCCTCTGTGTAAATCTTAGCTTGATAATTCAAGAGTGTATATGCGATATACAAGAGTGAATTAGTAGCAACAAGATTGAGAAAGCTTCTTCTGTGTGTGTGTGGATGTGATATATAGAATACTCATTGTATCTTcttgaatctcaatcaataaaaTTGTTCCTTCTCCCGTGGATGTAGATCGTAATTGATCGAACCACGTAATTCTTGTGTCGTAGTTGAATTGCTGATAAAAGAGTTCATATATACGTGTTTTTGATCATCAAATAATTATCGAAGAATTCCTTCACAAAGCGCATGCAATTGTGTCTTACTTGTAAAGCATTAGTGTGCATTATTCACAACAATTGAAATATATACGAGACCTTACTCATTTATTTTAATAGGAGGAAGTATGACTTTTTGATTTGGTTAGAGAGAGTGATAaagtaaaattaaaaaaaattacattttaactCAATACATATTCAAATAACTTTGTTATTGTACAACACACAACACCTTAATATTACACTGAGTATTTACCTAAATAATTATATACATATTATATATGAGTCTGGTTTCGaatcaaatttatgttgattttTTCACAGTTGGGTCGAGCATAAGTCTAGGTAGTGTTTCACATTTGAGTCAATCTTTTCAAATTTGTGTCGAGTTTTACATGTTTGGACAGAATTCGGGGTGAAGTTTTATGTCCGACTTGAGTTTGGGGAGAGAATTTTATTTTGATCCCCGAAATAAAGGCTAGTGGGTTTGACAATGAAAATCTAATCGAAACCCTTGGCTTGGCTGGCTAGGCCATGGAGGAGGATAATTCGAGTCGCAGACGACACAAAGAACACCACCGTTCTAAGCACCGGGATGTTCACGGCCGTCGAGAGGGAACCGTTGATCGAGATTCCCGCCGCGATAAATCGTATGAGCGTGGGAGAGAAGACTCGGTGGAGAGAAAGAAGAGGAAAGAGAGTGACAAGAGAACTAAGGCTGCGGAAGAAAATGGAAGGAAGAGGCCTAGGTTTGAGGATATTAGGGTCAAGGAGGATTATGTGCAGGCCAAACGAGGAAATTCCTTGGAACCGCATGATGCTGAAACCGGTCTGATTGCTAACGTGAGTAACTTACTATTCCTCCCATTTTTCTGTAATTAttgtttttagtatttttattgGAATGTGAACTGTTGATAAAGCTGAATCCGGTTTTCTTGAAGACTGGGTACATAGTGTGCAATATTTACCTCAGACGACCTATTGTTGAATACTTAGTATGAAATTTTGCAAGTGGCAGAAGTAATAATCTACTTTTGGACACAAGTGTCTGACATTAAATTTTGGAAATTGTTCTTCATCCCTTGCAATTTTTGTTTTGGATTTTTTTAACTGCATGAGGCACTTCAAGCATCTGCAAGATCTAAGGGCCGATGATGTGATATGCTCGTAGTGCTTCGTTTATCTTTGGTTGTTGGTATGAACAATCTTCACCTACTTTTGTCAAGTAGAAGACCTTTATGTAATGCGCAATTGTGATGTAGTTCAGATGGTAGTGGGCTAGGAATCTTGCATAGAGGCGACGGGAGAACTCAAAATATAACTAGGGGGATAAAtcttttcttttgaatttttaatacaagtaattatttaaaatttaaaatttataagaaaatttaaGATTGAGTTGTGTAACAACCCTGCCAGCTCCTCTTTGACATCACCCATGAGTTCAGATATTTCTGACCGATGCTTCTCAGAACACTATATTTTATGTTTAGATTTTTCCAGttggattttaatttttttgtgttcTGCAATACTCATTTCTTTATGAAACTGGGATGATATTAATTGTCGGTTGTTTGTAGTGTCACCACCTTCGTTCAAGTCTCCTTTTCATCGTTGATTTGGGATCACGTAGACAGTGTATTTGTATGAATCTACTGTTATTTTTTTGTTGTAATTGCCGCCACATGCCGTGAGATTGAATTTTTACTTGTCGAGTAGCTTTCAAAACCTGAGTTAATATTGTAATCCATTTTCTTGATTCGGAATATTGACGTGATTCTACTTGCAGGGTGCGATTGGATCAACTTCTACGACATCCAGCATTTTTCCTGGAGCTGTTGTGGCTCAAGGTCATCCTCCTGCTACAAAGGTATCTTCTATGACAAATGAAAATAAGGGAGTTAATATTAGCAGATTTCATGAGGTTCCTGGGAAATCTAGTACAGATGGGACAGCTTTGGATGCTGGAAAGAGTGCAGGATTGTCTCTTGATGCTTTAGCAAAAGCTAAGAGAGCTTTACAAATGCAGAAGGACCTCGCTGAAAGGATGAAGAAGATACCATCAGTAAGCTTGGTTTTTTGCTTCAGAAATGCCAATTCCTAGATTTTTTTTTCTGCTATAACAGATACCTCATCCATGGGATATGTATTTAAGGTTGGTCTATCGTTTTGACCTTTCTCAAATTtacttttttttgtttatttcacCTTGTATAGTTGAACAGAGATGCTCGTGAAGGAGGAGAGGGTAGTGCACATATGGACGAAAAAGAGATCATTAAAGTTTCTCCATCCACTAAAGGTAAATTGTCCTTGACATTTACTCTTGCAACTCCCCCAGAAACAGATCCTGTTGGAATCTTGCCAAGCTCATCAAGTGTGCCTGTTGCTCCACCTCCTGTAATTCCAATCGGTAGTGGTTTGCCTCATCTCCTTGGGCTCACTACACAAAAATATGAAGCTGTAAAACGTGCACAGGAGCTAGCTGCCAAAATGGGATTTCGACAAGACCCAGAGTTTGCTCCCCTCATAAATATGTTTCCTGGGCAGATGCCCCCGGAGGTTACAATTCAGTCAAAGCCCTCTAGAGCACCTGTTCTTCGTTTGGATGCATTGGGTAGGGAAATTGATGAGCATGGCAATGTGGTGAATATTTCAAAAGTGAATAGCTTGAGCACCCTCAAGGTATCGTGAATTACTGCcgtaataattataataattagtCTGAAATATTGGTGATTTTCTTACATTTGGATAAGAAAAAAATCTGAATTATTGTTGATTGTTGAATGAGTTGAAGAAAGGAAAATGATGGTGGATGACATTATTATCATTCCTATAATTTGTATGATCGTATTTTTATAGTTTCCATATTACGTCCCAGGTAAAcatcaataaacaaaaaaagGAGGCCTTCCAAATTCTGAAACCTGAACTTGATATTGATCCAGATATAAATCCTCATTTTGATTCGATGATGGGGATTGACAAAAATAAGTTATTGAGGTCAAAAAGGATGACTTTCCAGTTCGTTGAGGAGGGAAAGTGGTCAAAAGACGCAGAAGTCATCAAACTAAAGGTAATTTATTTGTGCCATTCTGTGAGaatgtttaaagtttttaactttAGGAAAAATTACTGGATCCTACTCTAATTCTtccaaaatttgaatttgaCAGTCTCAATTTGGAGAAGCTAAAGCTAAGGAGCTCAAGACAAAACAAGCGCAGCTTGCAAAAGCAAAATCAGTGCCAGATATTAATCCGAATCTCATTGAAGTGGGGGAGAGAGTTATTACCAGAGAAAAACCCAAGGAACTGATTCCTGAAGTGGAGTGGTGGTAAGTCAATTTTGACTACGTCAATTATTTTGTTTCTCTCTAGTTACATTTCAAGGTGTTTTTTAATCTGAACCCACCATGTGTAACCTCATGGTGTTTTTTCATAAATTTGTGGTGACGGGCAACTGAAGTAGTCATCTCTGCCTCAAAGGAGAGACTGTGCTCGACCTTTTGGATATTCTGAGTGATCActagaattatatttttgaaaatttctctTTGTATACCTTTTAAGGTAAAGGGTTACACTTCGAATTGTGCCTGTATTAATATTTGATACCTGGTATAGTCAGGCATGCTTAAATACCTCTGAAAATGGAGTTCTTTGTCACAAAATATTTGGTCCACTACTTGGGGGagggaattttttatttttagcaGTCACTCTCTTTACGCCTTAcccagagagagagagagacagAGAGGACGAGGAGAGGGGGGGGGGTGGGTGTCGATAAGGTATTTATCCTGTCATTAGATACTAAATTTGGCAGAGATAATTCTTAGAGTATTCACGTGACTGATTTTCTCTGACCCGTAGGGATATGCCTTTTCTACAATCTGGTGCTTATGGTGATGTGCTTGAGGGTAACATAGATGGAGATAAAACGAAAATGGAAAAGATAACTATATATGTTGAACACCCACGACCTATCGAGCCTCCTGCTGaagctcctcctcctccacctcaaCCTTTGAAGTTAACCAAGAAGGAGCAGAAGAAACTTCGCACACAGCGTCGATTGGGTCGGGAGAAAGATAGACAGGAAATGATTAGACTGGGTGTACTGGAGCCACCAAAACCTAAAGTCAAAATGAGCAACCTCATGAAAGTGCTTGGTTCGGAAGCAACCCAAGATCCTACAAAGCTTGAAATGGAAATACGAAGTGCTGCAGCTGAGCGTGAGCAAGCTCACATTGACAGGAATGTTGCTCGAAAGCTCACTCCAAAAGAGCGTCGtgaaaagaaagagagaaagcTTTTTGATGATTTGAATTCACTTGATACAATTGTCTCTGTTTACAAGATCAATGATCTTTCTCACCCCCAGGCTCGTTTTAAGGTTGATGTTAATGCCCAAGAAAACAGGCTTACCGGATGTGCAGTAATTTCCGAAGGTATAAGCGTCGTCGTTGTCGAAGGTGGTACCAAATCAATCAAGAGATACGGAAAGCTTATGCTTAAGAGAATCAACTGGACTGCTTCTGTTAAGAAAGAAGACGAGGATGAGAATGATGATGAGGACAAGCCCCTTAACAAATGCCTGCTTGTGTGGCAGGGAAGTGTTGCCAAACCAAGCTTTAACAGATTTTTCGTTCAAGAATGCAGAACTGAAACAGCTGGACGCAAATTCTTTTCGGATCATGGCGTCGCACATTTTTGGGATCTTGCAATTAACTTCACCAAAGAATCAATTTAATTGGAGAGTTAGATGCAGGCGTATGTTTCGTCTGCATTTTGGTTATTTGCATTCTTCAGTGGTATAGTAAAATTGGAACTACTCTGTCATGGGTTAGAGAGTGTAGGTCATTGTCTTCGCTGTAAGTTCACTTGTTTTTTGCATTATTTTTGTGGACCATCTTATTCTATGCTGAAGTTCCCATGAAACCCTCTCTATGTATCTCGTTTACTCTCATGCTGCTACTTTCATTTACTTTCTTTCTGAACTCCGTTTTCAAGGGGTTTTCTGCCTTTTTTTTTACGACACAACGTTTTACATGCTATTAGTTTTACGAGGTTTttcgtatttttttttttattttaaaggtgGTAGTGATGTAATTTACCATCATTATAACtaatgatttaaaatataattcataCTGAATCGTTTGACTGAGTTGTGATCTACTCCACACCTTATACAAAAGGCACATACGTCCACAATGTAATTAAACTTTCAATAGATATAATATGAGATTTCACGAATCCCTCCTCTTACTGACGCTGATAGAAGCGACACTGCATTGAATCAGGAGTAGGTCtattgtgagaccgtctcacggacgGGTCAACTCATCTCTCACAATTGACCCGGTTTGGTTAGATTAGGAAATTTCTCAATTTCTCAATTAAACATTATTCAAACCGGGCTTTCTCGCTCAAAATTTCTCAATTAAATTTCTCCTTTGCTTCTCCCGATTGAAAATTCCCACGAAATTTATGAATTTCCTTCCAAATCATATTTTGGGCGGTTGTATATGGAATCAACGTTCAAGTTGAAATCTTCGCATTGCAGGTTATTATTTtcctttaattttattttggatTTTTTCTTTGAATTTGTTTGTGTGTTTTGGGAATTTTTGTATGGAGATGGATTTAATGTTTGCTGTGAGTCTTGACCCTTGTATCTATTCTATTAAATTATGTAATTGAGAATGAATTTTGTACAGGGGAGCTCCTAGCCTGGGTTCTTTATAAAGCGAGTAGCTAACCTAAAAGCGTAAGAAAATTGTGGaaaaatattcataataaagAGATTTTTTGAATATGTTTCTTACTATTCCCATGCCACATTCATATTTCTCTCACATAGTTGAGCCAACACTTTTGGCCAAGGTACGTAATCTTGAACACATCGCtgtttttttatgtttattttttaaattacagTTAAAAAAAACTATAGAGGCATTAGGTTGTTCCTTAATTTCATATGATTGATTTGAAGTATGAAATTCTTGATTTATATTTGGCATACATTGAAGATAAATCACGGCTAAAATACAAGTGTAAGGTTGGTTACATTTACAATTGTAATTGTGAGATTTCATATTTAACCTTTTATGTATGCAGACTGTTTTGAATAATATACTGTCATTGGAGGATTTAAATTATGCTAATTGCCCTGTTGGATGAACTTTATACTTATATTGTTATTGAAGTATGCATCAATAAGTTGGTATAACTATAATGGAGAATAACAACATATAGCTAGTTTCTTGCAAAGTAAATTACTGTGAAAATATGAGGTTGACAATTTGTTGAATTTGACGTGCAACAATCTTAGGGTTGTCCTATATTTCTTGTTTCGATCAATTTGACTACTACAATCTACAATGGAGAATGAAGCTCAAACTGGTATTCAGGAAGGTAATTTTTTTTCAGTTAACGATACTATAACTTCTCAATGTAAACATATTACTTTATATTAAGAAGGTGGTACTTTACTTGTTAATTTCTAAATGACATACCAACCAAAATGTTTGAAAGtgttatttttcattaaaaagtGTAAGTTCTCCATATTACCAACtcatataaatttatatacCTACTGTACAAATTATATGacattttatttttctattttcatgTAATTTATATGTTAATTTGTTCTTGTAGGTCAAAATTTATATCCAATCGTCATTGTTTGTAGCGATgaagatgatatagaaatcaaTCAAGGTAAGATTAATATGATTTGCTTACCTACATTTTAATCATTTTGAATGAAATTTCTGTGATATTTATTTGTTTGCATATGCACTTTTTTAATTTCTTATAGATAAATCACCGGATGCATTAGCTATCATTGAACAAAATGTACATGTACCAGCCAATGAGGGTAAAATTTCTAAATCGCGTGACAAGTATTTGTTTTTGCTCCAAAGGTTTATGTTTTTACTCAAAAAGTATTACTTGTTTCTGAAATATTTGCAGAAGATCCTATTGATTGTGTTGACGTATCTGGTTCTCTTGTTTGGTATGACAAGAGAAACAATTGATGATATGCATCAGTTGTACTGTAAACATGCTTGTGCACTAGGTTTTAGTGTCCGTAAATCAACCACTAGATACTCTAGCAATGAAGTTGTGGTAGAGAAATATTTTGTATGTTCTTGTGCTGGAGTAAAGAACTCAGAAAATGCAGATAACTTCAGTGATGCATCATCAGCTAGAAAAAGATCAAATTCTTGTCTTACACGGACAAGATGTAAGGCTTCTTTGAGGGTGAAACTGAATGAGGGGGGTGTTTATGAAGTCCTAAGTCACGTGATGGTACACAATCATCCATTCACTAGGATAGAGTGGGGCCACCTTCACCGTTCAGAAAGAACCATTTCAAAGGAGAAGGGTAAAGTTATTGAGGATATAGTATGAGATCAAGTGATTGTTTCCGTTATATGGTACACGATGCAAGGGGAGAAGAAAATGTTGGTCATACCATGAAAGACCACATGAATTTTGTGAACCATATGAAGATGAATGCGATAGAAGGTGGTGATGCACAGACAGTAATTGAAATGTTGCAAGAACAAGATACTGAAGAGGAGGGCTTTTATTTCAAAGTCAAATTAGATGATGAAGGAAGATTGTGTAATGTGTTTTGGAGGGATTCGATGATGAAAGaagattatatgatatatgGTGATGTCATGGTCTTTGACACGACATATCGCACTAATAAGTATAATTTGATATGTGCCCCATTCATTGGTATCAATAATCATTGGAATAATGCGATTTTTGGTTGTGCTTTCTTAGCTAATGAAAAAGTTGAATCGTTTCAGTAGTTGTTTGAAGTTTTTAAGAAATCAATGGAAGGAAAATGTCCAATCTCTTTGTTCACTGACCAAGATCAAGCAATTGCAACTGCAATAGAGAAGGTATATAAAATGGTGATGtagttttaaattttatcttaAAATCTTTGCTGTATATTGTGCTTGAAGTTACGCCAGTTTACTGA
This genomic interval from Primulina eburnea isolate SZY01 chromosome 16, ASM2296580v1, whole genome shotgun sequence contains the following:
- the LOC140816351 gene encoding protein FAR1-RELATED SEQUENCE 5-like, coding for MENEAQTGIQEGQNLYPIVIVCSDEDDIEINQDKSPDALAIIEQNVHVPANEGKISKSRDKYLFLLQRFMFLLKKYYLFLKYLQKILLIVLTYLVLLFGMTRETIDDMHQLYCKHACALGFSVRKSTTRYSSNEVVVEKYFVCSCAGVKNSENADNFSDASSARKRSNSCLTRTRCKASLRVKLNEGGVYEVLSHVMVHNHPFTRIEWGHLHRSERTISKEKGKVIEDIV